The proteins below come from a single Natrinema sp. SYSU A 869 genomic window:
- a CDS encoding ATP synthase subunit A, with amino-acid sequence MSQAEDIESVDEDGIIESVSGPVVTATDLDARMNDVVYVGDEGLMGEVIEIEGNLTTIQVYEETSGVGPGEPVQNTGEPLSVDLGPGMMDSIYDGVQRPLDVLEDKMGTAFLDRGVDAPGIDLEKKWEFSPEVETGDTVEPGDIVGIVEETVTIDHKVMVPPDYEGGEVTTVGDGEFTVEETVVELDNGEEIQMHQEWPVREARPAGDKETPTEPLVTGQRVQDGLFPLAKGGTAAIPGPFGSGKTVTQQQLAKWSDADIVVYIGCGERGNEMTEVIEDFPELPDPQTGNPLMARTCLIANTSNMPVAARESCIYTGITIAEYYRDMGYDVALMADSTSRWAEAMREISSRLEEMPGEEGYPAYLAAALSEFYERAGKFQLMNGGEGSISVVGAVSPPGGDFSEPVTQNTLRIVKTFWALDADLAERRHFPSINWNESYSLYKDQLDPWWESNVAGDWADTRQWAVDVLDEEDELQEIVQLVGKDALPEDQQLTMEVARYIREAWLQQNALHDVDTYCEPEKTYRMLGAIKTFNDEAFEALEAGVPIEEITDVDAAPQLNRMGTAEEWEEFIDGIESDLADQLRALY; translated from the coding sequence ATGAGCCAGGCAGAAGACATCGAATCCGTCGACGAAGACGGTATAATCGAAAGCGTGAGTGGTCCCGTCGTGACCGCCACGGACCTCGACGCCCGAATGAACGACGTCGTCTACGTCGGCGACGAAGGACTAATGGGCGAGGTCATCGAGATCGAAGGGAACCTGACCACGATTCAGGTCTACGAGGAAACCTCCGGCGTCGGCCCGGGCGAACCCGTCCAGAACACGGGCGAGCCCCTGAGCGTCGACCTCGGGCCGGGCATGATGGACTCCATCTATGACGGCGTCCAGCGTCCCCTCGACGTCCTCGAGGACAAGATGGGGACCGCGTTCCTCGACCGCGGGGTCGACGCCCCCGGGATCGACCTCGAGAAGAAGTGGGAGTTCTCCCCAGAGGTCGAAACGGGCGATACCGTCGAACCCGGCGACATCGTCGGGATCGTCGAGGAGACCGTCACCATCGACCACAAGGTCATGGTGCCGCCGGACTACGAGGGCGGCGAAGTCACCACCGTCGGGGACGGCGAGTTCACGGTCGAGGAGACCGTCGTCGAACTCGACAACGGCGAAGAGATCCAGATGCACCAGGAGTGGCCGGTCCGCGAAGCCCGGCCCGCCGGTGACAAGGAGACGCCGACCGAGCCCCTCGTGACGGGACAGCGCGTCCAGGACGGGCTGTTCCCGCTCGCAAAAGGTGGGACGGCGGCGATTCCGGGCCCCTTCGGTTCCGGGAAGACCGTCACCCAGCAGCAACTCGCCAAGTGGTCCGACGCGGACATCGTCGTCTACATCGGCTGTGGTGAGCGTGGCAATGAGATGACCGAGGTCATCGAGGACTTCCCGGAACTGCCGGACCCACAGACCGGGAATCCGCTGATGGCCCGGACCTGCCTCATCGCCAACACGTCGAACATGCCTGTCGCGGCGCGTGAATCCTGTATCTATACGGGAATCACGATCGCAGAGTACTACCGCGACATGGGCTACGACGTCGCACTGATGGCCGACTCCACCTCGCGGTGGGCAGAGGCCATGCGGGAGATTTCGAGCCGACTCGAGGAGATGCCCGGCGAAGAGGGTTACCCCGCGTATCTGGCGGCTGCGCTCTCGGAGTTCTACGAGCGCGCCGGCAAGTTCCAGCTGATGAACGGCGGCGAAGGATCGATTTCTGTCGTCGGGGCGGTCTCGCCGCCGGGCGGCGACTTCTCCGAGCCGGTCACTCAGAACACGCTGCGTATCGTCAAGACGTTCTGGGCACTGGACGCCGACCTCGCGGAGCGTCGGCACTTCCCCTCGATCAACTGGAACGAGTCGTACTCGCTGTACAAGGACCAGCTCGACCCGTGGTGGGAGAGCAACGTCGCCGGCGACTGGGCGGACACCCGCCAGTGGGCGGTGGACGTACTCGATGAGGAGGACGAACTGCAGGAGATCGTTCAGCTTGTCGGGAAGGATGCACTGCCGGAGGACCAGCAGCTCACGATGGAAGTCGCACGTTACATCCGTGAGGCCTGGCTCCAGCAGAACGCGCTCCACGACGTCGACACATACTGCGAACCCGAGAAGACCTACCGAATGCTCGGTGCGATCAAGACGTTCAACGATGAGGCCTTCGAGGCGCTGGAAGCCGGCGTTCCCATCGAGGAGATCACGGACGTCGACGCTGCGCCGCAGCTCAACCGGATGGGTACGGCCGAGGAGTGGGAGGAGTTCATCGACGGGATTGAGAGCGACCTCGCAGACCAACTGCGCGCACTGTACTAA
- a CDS encoding ATP synthase subunit B, protein MKEYQTITEISGPLVFAEVDEPVGYDEIVEIETEDGRTLRGQVLESSEGIVSIQVFEGTGGIDRNASVRFLGETMKMPVTEDLLGRVLDGSGNPIDGGPEIVPDERQDIVGKAINPYSREYPEEFIQTGVSAIDGMNTLVRGQKLPIFSGSGLPHNELALQIARQATVPEEDEEGDGSEFAVIFGAMGITAEEANEFMDDFERTGALERSVVFMNLADDPAVERQVTPRLALTTAEYLAFEKDYHVLVILTDMTNYCEALREIGAAREEVPGRRGYPGYMYTDLAQLYERAGRIEGKEGSVTQIPILTMPGDDETHPIPDLTGYITEGQIMMDRDLNSQGIEPPVNVLPSLSRLMDDGIGEGLTREDHGDVSDQMYAAYAEGEDLRDLVNIVGREALSERDNKFLDFADRFEEEFVQQGYDTNRSIDDTLDLGWELLSDLPKTELNRIDEELIEEHYHEDETAEAVQAD, encoded by the coding sequence ATGAAAGAGTACCAGACTATCACGGAAATCAGCGGTCCGCTGGTGTTCGCCGAGGTCGACGAACCGGTCGGCTACGACGAGATCGTCGAGATCGAGACTGAGGACGGGCGAACGCTGCGCGGCCAGGTGCTGGAATCGAGCGAAGGGATCGTCTCGATCCAGGTGTTCGAAGGGACGGGCGGAATCGACCGCAACGCCTCCGTTCGCTTCCTGGGCGAGACGATGAAGATGCCCGTCACCGAGGATCTGCTCGGGCGGGTGCTCGACGGCTCCGGGAACCCGATTGACGGTGGCCCGGAAATCGTCCCCGACGAACGGCAAGACATCGTCGGGAAAGCGATCAACCCCTACTCCCGGGAGTACCCCGAGGAGTTCATCCAGACCGGCGTCTCTGCCATCGACGGCATGAACACGCTGGTCCGAGGCCAGAAGCTGCCGATCTTCTCTGGCTCGGGGCTGCCCCACAACGAACTCGCACTGCAGATCGCCCGTCAAGCGACGGTGCCGGAGGAAGACGAAGAGGGCGATGGATCCGAGTTCGCCGTCATCTTCGGCGCAATGGGGATCACCGCCGAGGAGGCCAACGAGTTCATGGACGACTTCGAGCGCACCGGCGCGCTCGAGCGCTCGGTCGTCTTCATGAACCTCGCGGACGACCCCGCAGTCGAGCGGCAGGTCACGCCGCGACTCGCGCTGACCACGGCCGAGTACCTGGCCTTCGAGAAGGATTACCACGTGCTGGTCATCCTGACGGACATGACCAACTACTGTGAGGCACTGCGCGAGATCGGTGCCGCACGTGAGGAGGTCCCGGGTCGCCGTGGGTATCCCGGATACATGTACACTGACCTGGCACAGCTCTACGAGCGTGCGGGTCGAATCGAGGGCAAGGAAGGATCGGTCACACAGATTCCGATCCTCACGATGCCCGGCGACGACGAGACGCACCCGATTCCGGACCTGACCGGGTACATTACCGAGGGTCAGATCATGATGGATCGGGACCTCAACAGTCAGGGGATCGAGCCGCCGGTCAACGTCCTGCCCAGCCTGTCGCGGCTGATGGACGACGGGATCGGCGAGGGCCTGACCCGCGAAGATCACGGCGACGTCTCCGACCAGATGTACGCCGCGTACGCGGAGGGTGAAGACCTGCGCGACCTCGTGAACATCGTCGGTCGCGAAGCGCTCTCCGAGCGGGACAACAAGTTCCTCGACTTCGCAGACCGTTTCGAGGAAGAGTTCGTCCAGCAGGGGTACGACACCAACCGTTCGATCGACGACACGCTTGATCTCGGCTGGGAACTGCTCTCGGATCTGCCGAAGACGGAGCTCAACCGTATCGACGAGGAGCTCATCGAAGAGCACTACCACGAAGACGAAACGGCCGAAGCCGTACAGGCCGACTGA